A single genomic interval of Mobula hypostoma chromosome 7, sMobHyp1.1, whole genome shotgun sequence harbors:
- the LOC134349560 gene encoding zinc finger protein 729-like produces MDPQLTVVHHKEFANQNEECAAGFNSEEKLEIETLNYNSRNLTCVHCDFTYTDHEILEKHLSSIHPEFSDLTNIVIYQKTAKLFHCQLCFFTNKVYSDVYNHVAKQHPKLSKSEIASQIKEPSEGTGRETNKQPRATKRKPKESKVIEKGKSTKRRRRGRRKRTETTVSTIELNPPKPPETGLSAVEGQPVKRKPGRPKRKVEETKTDLNCSKCGIRFGSLNELNVHNCQKKKMKDSNTPPFDFEHSEYSGRYSTQYGSTRKSAVSNINSKEPAGLNKSEKSAVLSNPEKLTISNNPADNAVPNNLNELTNSTNAKNLTTSQDSAETSEEKNYVKSLHENVKYVRGTFFCNSCKFHCKSKSSALYHVVRVHDKPYPYKCGECGRCFVMDKELQRHMSVHTGEAYYKCSKCDFESDYARAFKNHEKQCTAQQREDNYSENTDAKKQQSTVQDVKSISSEPPSIEPLSFGKEELQPQEKSVSKVESSETVLSAEGKCVELSADQIQGSNLQCLKTEEPTVAPQQDTASLKEIISCLECGKTFEEQDMYQKHKVLHAVQKPLISEFTRDGSVSSDVEKNTERKTFSCIPCNIKYQSEEDLQHHLNIHKPNTEGKNFNCEICSARFEKQIDLRDHLKIHKQNISKTNQANMADNRTLYKCHYCPYSTYLFVNYIGHVKIAHSNEFPIHCTSCGDGFQLPGELRKHKCQQSQSGSVISNQGDE; encoded by the coding sequence ATGGATCCACAACTAACAGTGGTACATCATAAGGAGTTTGCAAACCAGAATGAAGAATGTGCTGCTGGGTTTAATAGTGAAGAAAAATTAGAAATTGAAACGTTAAATTACAATTCCAGAAATTTAACTTGTGTGCATTGTGATTTCACATATACTGATCATGAAATTTTGGAAAAGCACCTTAGTTCAATTCATCCTGAATTCTCTGATTTAACAAATATTGTGATTTATCAGAAAACTGCCAAATTGTTCCATTGTCAGTTGTGTTTCTTCACAAACAAAGTGTATAGTGATGTTTACAATCATGTTGCAAAGCAGCACCCAAAGTTGAGCAAAAGTGAAATAGCTTCCCAGATAAAAGAGCCAAGTGAAGGAACAGGCCGTGAAACAAACAAACAGCCACGAGCCACAAAGAGAAAACCAAAAGAATCCAAAGTGATTGAAAAAGGTAAGTCTACAAAAAGGAGAAGAAGAGGACGAAGAAAACGTACAGAAACAACTGTGAGCACCATTGAATTAAATCCTCCAAAGCCACCGGAGACAGGCTTGAGTGCAGTTGAAGGACAGCCTGTTAAGAGAAAACCTGGAAGACCAAAGCGTAAAGTAGAAGAAACAAAAACTGATTTAAACTGTTCAAAATGTGGAATTCGGTTTGGCAGTCTTAATGAACTAAATGTCCATAATTGTCAGAAGAAAAAGATGAAAGATTCTAACACTCCACCATTTGATTTTGAGCATTCCGAATACAGTGGTCGATACTCAACTCAGTACGGATCCACCCGTAAATCTGCAGTTTCAAATATCAATTCTAAAGAGCCAGCAGGTTTGAATAAATCTGAGAAGTCAGCAGTTTTGAGTAATCCTGAGAAACTGACCATTTCAAATAATCCTGCAGATAATGCCGTTCCAAATAACCTCAATGAATTGACAAATTCAACTAATGCCAAAAACCTGACAACTTCACAAGATTCAGCAGAGACATCTGAAGAAAAAAATTATGTGAAAAGTTTACATGAAAATGTTAAGTATGTCAGAGGAACCTTTTTCTGTAattcttgtaaattccattgtaaaagcaaaagtagTGCCCTGTATCATGTTGTAAGAGTACATGACAAGCCTTATCCATATAAATGTGGTGAATGTGGAAGATGCTTTGTTATGGACAAGGAGCTTCAAAGGCATATGTCAGTTCATACTGGAGAAGCTTACTACAAATGTTCTAAATGTGATTTTGAATCCGATTATGCCAGAGCATTTAAGAATCATGAAAAGCAGTGTACTGCTCAACAGAGAGAAGATAATTATTCAGAAAACACTGATGCTAAGAAACAACAGAGTACAGTACAAGACGTAAAGTCAATCAGTTCAGAACCGCCTTCAATCGAGCCTCTCAGTTTTGGTAAGGAAGAACTACAACCACAGGAAAAGTCTGTGTCAAAAGTGGAATCTTCAGAAACTGTTTTATCAGCAGAAGGTAAATGTGTAGAGCTGAGTGCTGACCAGATTCAGGGCTCAAATTTGCAATGTTTGAAAACAGAAGAGCCTACGGTAGCTCCTCAACAAGATACTGCATCTTTAAAAGAGATCATATCTTGTCTTGAATGTGGAAAAACATTCGAAGAACAGGACATGTACCAAAAGCACAAAGTTCTGCATGCAGTACAAAAGCCACTAATTTCTGAGTTCACTCGTGATGGATCAGTATCAAGTGATGTGGAAAAAAATACGGAAAGAAAAACTTTCAGTTGCATTCCTTGCAATATCAAGTATCAAAGTGAAGAGGATTTACAGCACCATCTGAATATTCATAAACCAAATACTGAAGGCAAAAACTTTAACTGTGAGATCTGTAGTGCCAGATTTGAAAAACAAATTGATTTGCGTGATCATCTAAAAATACACAAACAAAATATTTCAAAGACTAATCAAGCTAATATGGCTGATAACCGAACACTTTATAAATGTCATTACTGCCCTTACAGCACTTACCTCTTTGTAAATTACATTGGACATGTCAAGATAGCGCATTCAAATGAATTTCCTATCCATTGCACATCCTGCGGAGATGGATTTCAGCTTCCAGGTGAACTAAGAAAACATAAATGTCAGCAGAGTCAAAGTGGCAGTGTAATATCTAATCAGGGAGATGAATAA